From one Lolium rigidum isolate FL_2022 chromosome 4, APGP_CSIRO_Lrig_0.1, whole genome shotgun sequence genomic stretch:
- the LOC124649629 gene encoding ER membrane protein complex subunit 6 gives MAATGDDVPIIQAENLTSNVRSILYSRTFLSITGGVVAGIWGFTGLTGFIFYFLIMMVASLGLLAKSKFSVHTYFDSWSRILVEGVFGGLMVRIIAIPMYYVVYQCSLLNILTIRCYYIYC, from the exons atggcggcgaccgGCGACGACGTCCCCATCATCCAGGCGGAGAACCTCACCAGCAACGTCAGGTCCATCCTCTACAG CCGGACGTTCTTGTCTATCACTGGTGGAGTTGTTGCCGGTATATGGGGATTCACAGGTCTGACCGGTTTCATCTTCTACTTTCTGATAATGATGGTAGCCTCGCTGGGGCTCTTGGCAAAGTCAAAGTTTTCAGTCCACACATACTTCGATAGCTGGAGCAGGATTTTAGTCGAAGGAGTTTTTGGTGGCCTTATGGTAAGAATAATTGCCATACCGATGTATTATGTGGTTTATCAGTGTAGCCTCCTAAACATTTTGACCATTAGATGCTATTATATATACTGTTAA
- the LOC124648325 gene encoding B3 domain-containing protein LOC_Os12g40090-like, giving the protein MAAEGESMGEKGRCVRCREWQEHYYWEHMDVSNIKFFKIMTADYQQRISIPENIANKFTEQIAKGAFTLKAPSGDTWCVDVGKIAGELFFMSGWEEFAKAQGLQENDLLFFKCSDSGSFDVLIFDSSGSEKVPCFFTDKERAKMLKQFDDIVAQEAEVHGLLSDAGNAIMRLSQPVGSPHTTSTSEKPGEENESPNNRDPQVKCGVTEEEEQSDDEQNDSSDYYYYSRFASYLTVDEREQIFGLASIQQGNPVYVVVLQKSHVRRSNNILVIPSKFATDHLARKSHDILLLKPNRKEQWYVKYYYHAKVTRGINGVRWAKFVRDNRLREGDICIFELMKGIRKVTMTVHVTRKVDDGRFVLLA; this is encoded by the exons ATGGCGGCTGAAGGTGAGAGCATGGGTGAGAAGGGGAGGTGTGTGAGGTGCAGGGAATGGCAGGAGCACTACTACTGGGAGCACATGGATGTCAGCAACATCAAGTTCTTCAAGATCATGACAGCAGACTATCAGCAGCGCATT AGCATCCCGGAGAACATCGCCAACAAGTTCACCGAGCAGATCGCAAAGGGAGCCTTCACCCTCAAGGCACCCAGCGGCGATACATGGTGCGTCGATGTGGGGAAGATCGCCGGCGAGTTGTTTTTCATGTCAGGATGGGAGGAATTTGCCAAGGCCCAGGGACTGCAGGAGAATGACCTCCTGTTCTTCAAATGCAGTGACAGTGGTTCCTTTGATGTGCTCATCTTCGACTCGAGCGGCTCCGAGAAAGTGCCATGTTTCTTCACCGACAAAGAGCGTGCCAAAATGCTCAAACAGTTTGACGACATTGTGGCTCAGGAAGCTGAAGTACACGGTCTTTTGAGCGATGCTGGCAATGCTATCATGCGGCTGTCCCAGCCGGTTGGGTCTCCACACACGACCTCTACTTCAGAGAAACCAG GTGAAGAGAATGAATCTCCAAACAACAGGGACCCTCAAGTTAAGTGTGGGGTGACCGAGGAAGAAGAGCAAAGTGATGATGAGCAAAATGACAGCTctgactactactactactcaagGTTTGCAAGTTACCTAACTGTGGACGAACGGGAGCAGATATTCGGCTTGGCATCGATTCAACAAGGAAACCCGGTTTATGTGGTTGTCCTGCAGAAATCTCATGTTCGTCGTTCGAACAACATCCTG GTCATCCCCAGCAAGTTTGCAACTGATCATCTCGCGAGGAAGTCACATGACATACTGCTTCTGAAGCCAAACAGAAAAGAGCAGTGGTATGTCAAGTACTACTACCACGCAAAAGTCACCCGAGGCATCAACGGCGTGCGCTGGGCCAAGTTTGTCCGTGACAACAGGCTGCGGGAGGGCGACATCTGCATCTTCGAGCTGATGAAAGGCATAAGGAAGGTGACGATGACAGTTCATGTCACTCGGAAGGTCGATGATGGCCGGTTTGTTCTGCTGGCCTAG
- the LOC124649630 gene encoding 50S ribosomal protein L7/L12-like, producing the protein MASSLLRSGHRFLLRHHGRLPAAFSTAAAEELIDVRKLPTDYDPATFDSTAPPSRPPPSDRVWRLVDDVSSLTLAEAAELSSLLLRRLDIPSAPPIAILNSAAGLGGGGGGAAAGTAGDKPAAAAEKTVFELRLEGFDAASKIKVIKEIRTFTDLGLKEAKELVEKAPAVIKGGLSKEEAQAIVERMKAIGAKVVMD; encoded by the coding sequence ATGGCCTCCTCCCTGCTCCGCTCCGGCCACCGCTTCCTGCTCCGCCACCACGGCCGCCTCCCGGCGGccttctccaccgccgccgccgaggagctCATAGACGTGCGCAAGCTCCCCACCGACTACGACCCCGCCACCTTCGACTCCACCGCCCCGCCGTCCCGCCCGCCGCCCTCCGACCGCGTCTGGCGCCTCGTCGACGACGTCTCGTCCCTCACCCTCGCCGAGGCCGCCGagctctcctccctcctcctccgccgcctcgacATCCCCTCCGCGCCACCCATCGCCATCCTCAACTCCGCCGcgggcctcggcggcggcggaggtggggcGGCCGCCGGCACGGCCGGAGACAAGCCGGCCGCGGCGGCCGAGAAGACGGTGTTCGAGCTGCGGCTGGAGGGCTTCGACGCGGCCAGCAAGATCAAGGTGATCAAGGAGATCCGGACGTTCACCGACCTTGGGCTCAAGGAGGCCAAGGAGCTCGTGGAGAAGGCGCCCGCGGTGATCAAGGGAGGATTGTCCAAGGAGGAAGCCCAGGCGATCGTCGAGCGGATGAAGGCCATTGGCGCCAAGGTTGTCATGGACTGA